In Spodoptera frugiperda isolate SF20-4 chromosome 1, AGI-APGP_CSIRO_Sfru_2.0, whole genome shotgun sequence, the following are encoded in one genomic region:
- the LOC118273706 gene encoding putative leucine-rich repeat-containing protein DDB_G0290503, whose product MSFITKRERVFNEYDLFDLPARNEGKLKAYSSCTDARAWSHFGSDKSEHLVEVIKRNNETVRPKYVPTDVIVDTLMVAKNAEIARLKRKIEEFEQLLAAYDQLDLTCDQRCDIAQAHAAIRAANKELDELCFDLDLSGFTEGIDSEGFATGKSSGDGEEGAHALALEDQPRMDSKGVQNNMVKCTCDVYTMSRDVRLDEMQETIITKDAKLNAMKNTIAVMENDVCEPYCIYAHIYTALEKIFATLCQNEKYNQYLKLLTTGKDIVCLDIKGKILFKLLVLEKFCVALIAPCTQEFVSDYDDKSEDCACFRVDVLSRVKPTFAITSSEIKAPNIDNKRAQLVADIIENDEMKEILSKENSSIKVDEEPHDNVLIIDNYNIDTENLKRLKSLQENFDDLVSCYEKLKHDKAILEKRCDKYEEIEREFENLKIQMREYNSLWNEKEHYRKRSVDLDSLKEQFLILSDETSSLETQLKAESEINHIKCRAMDSLRNENISLEKKLNEASIAFEKEKNVLLCKLKEAECRVMCQEQQIKTLSLQIDKIIEQDHTKPLSRDSENHALSLMDDLQSCKEQIKNLREALFCSEEEKQELQKNYQEQLELINELKLEIVDWKTTYEKTMQRNEYLEQYKESLLEETRLLKENLNENTSAVENLMNVIKNKSQEINKLMQDMERKKDENRELVGQLNDMKEKFSSSLVSMEKEKLQALQSLQVARQESQELLDKVKDYDQMIHRNEDATKSLEQQLQDNKELQDMLMEENRNLKKELSNRDNKNSLLLQEIKRLRDVNEYAVNSINSLENENKQYQISLDVTRKESGELKDKMMHYDNLSVQLQSLQEAHDKLLAEKSRLENDLLEKTFELENAIHIIKLSKRESEELIDRLQQSEGSKDDELSRLSDAYQKLSTEKYATHKELIDKKRYIDNLLQTLNTVTLENEHLLHKCKHADDLERELESLKKAYAELSYERSILQNDFENKTEEFNHLYNTLENKIEENRELIEQIKTLEANQVITSSDVKSARDKLHIMKKESDDLANKLKFYETLEADFEKIKKEYDVVKMEKDNLEIKLNMQMGDLKKMEQENEDLQNLLIGTKTELIKQSTGSIDPYRDIIEEIETIREEKQNNQKKIRDLLDKLEDAENAISSLNEDVYARDSKIATLQNHLNELEEEVTRLHASLAEVIDTSEQIKDFSYQKLDSLKNMEAHHSRATHNMKMELAKLQQENSLLSEQLSVTKVQSDEFSRDKFKFVSHIKHLQNEREIIVTDIKQLELKTVGDSALAPNKCEVEDILESLDRIRKSFDARSCKSSSLERTLLKVQTSSQLLLSKADEAKKIVEREKQKIINEKEEAIIDKQNMEKQLLELKTKLENQIVKDKMIIDDLEATILNQKLIIDRINKSSQDYISKLKDELDTLQNLYKNSVDKISELQERLQSMTEDKDKLLEMIEEIKADLGKKSNEVAELQKQLDTLINKPQRHKEAQTKTTPIFRNVETQTDEELLLPVEVNKLHGTETSSATRDKLDYMDSINLMEMNKPPLDKKHEIEMQAEKLNLVNDVHVLAAAIESPTFEAIKNSYIDYKMKRLKQGRLEQQSITCFTDNDKEITEGKPHTSPKINDRAAKKAHKSSKKYVNAKTQSNKLIDIYNRQSMHTDSSKGNYGSDNIINSQIASHSQSKSAGNAPHEDYGAESNVASKYKVSKTYVASTSDNSTDKDLFVIYKDSESSYNNNNNNKGQKTKGTWAGKGHSEIVVEAVTVHPTNNTINIDPKNYGEKDSYIYQENDETIEDDSVRQKLKIDLPRVGIESPSVITTSDVDKKSLDSYTLALYSSPKQLSDSDTKINEDDKLVKLDTSLPTISNDDNQFLDSYNYLKLESDEDAVRSEIRKIKALITDSGTSKQIDTQVSKKKPTNLTPFGSESYHKLSRVDADVRLLKAELDHKSSQAGRKDFGLEYIMDTVQGEVDPDAIQYHVTKDLRKTKSDDRLNLVKMREKADSSPSRLSEFKMSSTEYKTNSTNSKFSDKSPKSYTERSIMAKLDGEHDYELKISSLTKALENIEKDYKKKIEAIKIQYDSNIKSIINEHNQGVKSIQSLHEETLQDIMKLHENEVENLRTMSIEAMRKAEKLEKENRALKTKALDCGISCVDVEPIRISSPELKKRRKCRETKMLTKTNVEAFNVKPKSRSIGPCTCSVDVNVSDTIRNIFEQVDIEQRKMAEHTYLKYIANKILNGNLDGQFKLDSLQALDAQELSFLHLKVCRTWKNKLNKEEALQKRIDSLENELMSKQRNAQQHIAELDRKVAEERRRLQEVREAVCRSSPTGSRACSPEVTLQYVPPPNPEREGCACIQRVSIEAGGRRSAGDLAPEPSNIGLRPRRVRPETINKAVPTRVDVDERRERRLYHDEPPTRLRRSHDRQGQRSSKK is encoded by the exons TGTCAAGAGACGTGAGACTCGACGAAATGCAAGAAACCATAATTACGAAGGACGCAAAACTAAACGCTATGAAAAACACTATAgct GTGATGGAAAATGATGTTTGCGAGCCCTATTGCATTTATGCTCACATTTATACTGCATTGGAGAAAATATTCGCCACTCTTTGCCAAAATGAGAAGTATAATCAGTACTTGAAACTATTG ACCACCGGTAAAGATATTGTTTGTCTCGATATAAAAggtaaaatactatttaaactGCTGGTATTGGAAAAATTCTGCGTTGCGTTAATAGCTCCTTGCACTCAAGAGTTTGTTTCTGATTATGATGATAAGAGCGAGGATTGTGCTTGCTTCCGTGTTGACGTATTATCACGTGTTAAGCCAACTTTTGCAATAACATCATCAGAAATCAAAGCGCCTAATATAGACAACAAAAGGGCTCAACTTGTTGCGGACATTATAGAAAATGACGAAATGAAGGAGATTTTGAGCAAAGAGAACTCTTCCATCAAAGTTGATGAAGAGCCCCATGATAATGTCTTGATAATTGATAATTACAACATAGACACGGAAAATCTTAAACGCTTGAAAAGCTTACAAGAAAATTTCGATGATTTAGTATCGtgttatgaaaaattaaaacacgaTAAAGCAATTTTAGAAAAGCGTTGTGATAAGTATGAAGAAATTGAACGtgaatttgaaaatttaaaaatacaaatgagAGAATATAATTCTTTATGGAACGAAAAAGAGCATTATAGAAAGCGCTCAGTTGATCTCGATAGCCTTAAAGAACAGTTTCTTATATTAAGTGATGAAACTTCTAGTTTGGAAACACAATTGAAAGCTGAATCTGAGATTAATCATATCAAATGTAGAGCAATGGACTCTTTGCGAAACGAAAATATTTCACTAGAGAAAAAGTTAAATGAGGCATCGATTGCTTTTGAAAAAGagaaaaacgttttattatGCAAGTTAAAGGAAGCTGAATGCAGAGTTATGTGCCAAGAACAACAGATAAAAACTTTATCCTTGcaaattgacaaaataattgAACAAGATCACACAAAG ccTCTTTCAAGAGATTCTGAAAATCATGCATTATCCTTGATGGATGATCTTCAATCTTGTAAAgaacaaataaagaatttaagggAAGCTCTATTTTGTAGTGAAGAAGAAAAACAAGAGTTACAAAAGAACTATCAGGAACAGTTGGAACTCATCAACGAATTGAAATTGGAAATAGTAGATTGGAAAA ccaCATATGAAAAAACCATGCAACGTAATGAGTACTTGGAACAATACAAAGAAAGTTTGTTAGAAGAAACTAGATTATTAAAAGAGAATTTAAACGAAAACACATCAGCTGTAGAAAACTTAATgaacgttattaaaaataaatcccaagaaatcaataaattaatgcaGGACATGGAAAGAAAGAAGGATGAAAATAGGGAGTTAGTGGGACAACTAAATGATATGAAGGAAAAGTTTAGTTCCAGCCTAGTTTCTATGGAAAAAGAAAAGCTACAAGCTCTACAATCACTGCAAGTAGCGAGGCAAGAAAGCCAGGAGTTATTAGATAAAGTTAAAGATTATGATCAAATGATACACAGAAACGAAGATGCGACAAAATCTTTAGAGCAGCAATTGCAGGACAATAAAGAACTTCAAGATATGTTAATGGAAGAAAATAGGAATTTGAAAAAAGAGTTGTCTAACCGCGATAATAAAAACTCTCTTTTACTTCAAGAGATTAAACGCTTACGCGATGTGAATGAATACGCCGTCAATAGTATTAATAGTCtagaaaatgaaaacaaacaatatcagATATCTTTGGACGTAACACGCAAAGAAAGTGGAGAACTGAAAGATAAAATGATGCATTACGATAATTTAAGTGTTCAACTACAAAGTTTACAAGAAGCTCATGACAAACTACTTGCAGAGAAATCGCGCCTCGAAAACGATTTACTCGAAAAAACGTTCGAACTTGAAAAcgcaatacatataattaaattaagtaaaagagAAAGCGAAGAGCTTATTGATAGATTACAGCAATCTGAAGGATCAAAAGATGATGAACTCTCTAGACTTAGTGATGCGTATCAAAAACTGTCTACGGAAAAATATGCAACTCATAAAGAGCTTATAGACAAAAAACGATATATAGATAATCTTCTGCAAACTTTGAATACGGTAACTCTAGAAAATGAACACTTACTACATAAATGTAAACATGCCGATGATTTAGAACGTGAATTAGAAAGTCTGAAAAAGGCTTATGCTGAATTATCATACGAAAGAAGTATTTTACAAAacgattttgaaaacaaaacggAAGAATTTAATCATTTGTATAAtactttggaaaataaaattgaagaaaataGAGAACTAATTGAACAGATTAAAACTTTAGAAGCGAATCAAGTCATTACTTCATCGGATGTAAAATCAGCTCGAGATAAATTGCACATTATGAAGAAAGAAAGTGATGATTTggcaaataaacttaaattttatgAAACTTTGGAAGCCGattttgagaaaataaagaaagagtACGACGTTGTGAAAATGGAAAAagataatttagaaattaaactGAATATGCAAATGGGTGATCTGAAGAAAATGGAACAGGAAAATGAAGACTTACAGAATCTTTTGATAGGAACAAAAACTGAG cttattaaaCAGTCTACTGGCTCAATCGATCCCTATAGAGACATCATAGAGGAAATCGAAACCATACGTGAagagaaacaaaacaatcagAAAAAGATTAGAGACCTGCTCGACAAACTGGAAGATGCC GAAAATGCTATATCTTCACTTAATGAAGATGTTTATGCGCGGGATAGTAAAATAGCAACATTACAAAACCACTTAAATGAATTGGAGGAAGAAGTAACAAGACTTCATGCTAGCTTAGCTGAAGTAATTGACACCAGTGAACAAATAAAAGATTTCAGTTATCAAAAACTTGATTCTTTGAAAAATATGGAGGCTCATC actCTCGAGCAACACACAATATGAAGATGGAACTAGCAAAACTACAACAAGAAAACTCTTTGCTGTCAGAACAATTATCAGTAACAAAAGTACAATCTGATGAATTTTCAAGAGATAAGTTCAAATTTGTATCTCATATAAAACATCTACAAAACGAAAGAGAAATAATTGTAACCGACATTAAGCAACTTGAGCTTAAGACCGTCGGCGATAGTGCCTTAGCACCAAACAAATGTGAAGTAGAAGATATATTAGAATCGCTAGATAGAATTAGGAAATCTTTCGATGCCCGATCTTGCAAGAGCTCATCGTTAGAACGCACATTATTGAAAGTTCAAACATCTTCTCAACTGCTTTTAAGTAAAGCAGATGAAGCAAAGAAAATTGTAGAAAGAGAGAAAcaaaaaattattaatgaaaaagaAGAAGCAATtatagacaaacaaaatatggaaaaacaattattggaacttaaaacgaaACTAGAAAATCAAATCGTGAAAGATAAAATGATAATTGACGATTTAGAAGCAACAATTTTGAACCAAAAGCTAATAATTGATAGAATAAATAAGTCTTCTCAAGATtacatttctaaattaaaagatGAACTAGATACTCTACAAAACCTGTACAAAAATTCTGTAGACAAAATAAGTGAACTGCAAGAAAGATTGCAAAGCATGACAGAAGACAAAGACAAGTTATTGGAAATGATAGAAGAAATAAAGGCGGACTTAGGGAAAAAATCAAATGAAGTAGCTGAACTCCAAAAGCAGCTAGACACTCTAATAAACAAACCACAACGTCACAAGGAAGCTCAGACTAAAACAACACCTATATTTAGAAATGTGGAAACTCAAACAGATGAAGAATTATTGTTGCCTGTCGAGGTAAACAAACTTCACGGTACAGAAACTAGTTCAGCCACTAGAGACAAGTTGGATTATATGGACAGTATAAATTTGATGGAAATGAATAAGCCACCTCTGGATAAAAAACATGAAATTGAAATGCAGGCTGAAAAACTAAATTTGGTAAATGATGTACATGTTTTAGCGGCAGCTATCGAGTCACCAACCTTTGAAGCTATCAAAAATAGTTACATcgattataaaatgaaaagatTAAAGCAAGGGAGGTTGGAACAACAGTCTATAACATGTTTTACTGATAATGATAAAGAAATAACAGAGGGTAAACCCCACACCAGCCCTAAAATTAACGATCGTGCAGCTAAAAAGGCTCATAAGTCATCAAAGAAATATGTTAATGCAAAAACTCAAAGTAAcaaattaatagatatttacaACAGGCAATCGATGCACACTGACTCTTCAAAAGGAAATTATGGATCGGATAATATCATCAACAGCCAGATCGCATCTCATAGTCAATCTAAATCTGCTGGTAACGCCCCACATGAAGATTATGGTGCTGAAAGCAATGTCGCTAGTAAATACAAGGTTAGTAAAACGTACGTTGCTTCAACATCAGACAACTCAACAGATAaagatttatttgttatttataaagacAGTGAAAGTagctacaataataataataacaacaaaggACAGAAAACAAAAGGAACTTGGGCTGGCAAAGGGCATTCTGAAATAGTAGTTGAGGCTGTTACTGTCCATCccacaaataatacaattaacatCGATCCTAAAAATTACGGTGAAAAAGATTcatatatttatcaagaaaatgATGAAACTATAGAAGACGATAGTGTAAGACAAAAACTGAAAATTGATTTGCCCAGAGTAGGAATAGAAAGTCCTTCAGTGATTACTACATCGGATGTTGATAAGAAATCTTTGGACTCGTATACCCTTGCACTATACTCTTCACCGAAACAACTTTCGGATTCAGATACAAAAATTAACGAAGATGATAAACTTGTAAAGCTTGACACATCGTTACCAACGATATCTAATGATGATAATCAATTTTTGGACTCATATAATTATCTAAAATTAGAATCAGACGAAGATGCAGTAAGATCAGAAATTAGGAAAATTAAAGCCTTAATAACTGATAGTGGTACATCAAAACAAATAGATACTCAAGTTTCTAAAAAAAAGCCAACAAATTTAACTCCTTTTGGCAGCGAGTCATATCATAAGTTGTCAAGAGTAGATGCCGATGTCCGTTTACTTAAAGCAGAACTTGACCACAAGTCGTCTCAAGCTGGTAGAAAAGACTTTGGATTAGAATACATAATGGATACTGTGCAGGGTGAAGTCGATCCTGATGCGATACAATATCATGTGACAAAAGATTTACGCAAGACAAAGAGTGATGACAGATTAAATTTAGTAAAAATGAGAGAGAAGGCGGACTCCAGCCCGTCTAGGCTAAGTGAATTTAAAATGTCATCCACAGAATACAAAACTAATTCAACTAATAGTAAATTTAGTGACAAAAGTCCAAAGTCATACACCGAACGTAGTATAATGGCTAAGTTAGATGGTGAACATGATTACGAACTTAAAATAAGCTCTCTCACCAAAGCTttggaaaatattgaaaaagactataaaaagaaaatagaagcTATTAAAATACAGTACGACAGTAATATCAAAAGCATTATCAATGAACACAATCAAGGTGTAAAGAGTATTCAAAGTCTGCATGAAGAGACACTACAAGATATAATGAAGCTTCATGAGAATGAAGTAGAAAATTTACGAACAATGAGTATAGAAGCAATGAGAAAGGCAGAGAAATTGGAAAAAGAAAACCGGGCGCTGAAAACAAAGGCTTTAGATTGCGGGATTTCCTGCGTAGATGTT GAACCGATAAGAATATCATCGCCCGAATTAAAGAAGCGTAGAAAGTGTCGAGAGACTAAAATGCTGACGAAGACGAACGTGGAGGCTTTTAACGTGAAGCCCAAGTCTCGTTCCATCGGTCCTTGTACATGCTCCGTGGACGTAAATGTATCGGACACTATACGCAACATATTCGAACAAGTCGACATAGAACAACGCAAGATGGCTGAACACACGTACCTTAAATACATTGCCAACAAGATTCTAAATGGGAACCTAGAT GGACAGTTCAAGCTAGACAGTCTTCAAGCTTTGGACGCTCAAGAGTTATCGTTTCTTCACCTCAAGGTATGTCGTACTTGGAAAAATAAACTCAACAAGGAGGAAGCTCTTCAAAAGAGGATAGACTCTTTGGAAAACGAACTGATGAGTAAACAACGTAATGCGCAGCAACACA TTGCGGAATTAGACCGCAAAGTAGCGGAGGAGCGACGCCGGCTGCAAGAAGTCCGTGAGGCAGTCTGCCGCAGCAGTCCCACTGGTTCTAGAGCCTGTAGTCCTGAGGTTACACTCCAGTACGTACCTCCTCCGAACCCAGAGAGAGAGGG TTGCGCGTGTATCCAAAGAGTCAGCATCGAAGCGGGCGGGCGTAGGTCTGCCGGAGATCTTGCCCCGGAGCCCTCGAACATCGGCCTAAGACCGCGTCGCGTTCGACCCGAAACTATTAATAAG GCGGTTCCCACAAGAGTTGACGTTGATGAACGTCGGGAGCGACGATTGTACCACGACGAACCTCCGACACGGCTGCGTCGGTCCCATGACCGACAGGGCCAGCGATcgagtaaaaagtaa
- the LOC118273707 gene encoding LOW QUALITY PROTEIN: integrin beta-PS-like (The sequence of the model RefSeq protein was modified relative to this genomic sequence to represent the inferred CDS: deleted 2 bases in 1 codon; substituted 1 base at 1 genomic stop codon), producing the protein MNILMDFRNNLFLILLISFINNVISCNFDTCGACISYAEDKCVWCTQDGITGPRCRSLKSLSGDTTKKGEPTWCKPENIQNPQFEKVIKEDKNFSDTEEGSQVQIKPQVIKVKVRPGEPVDFTMNFKPAKDYPLDVYYLMDISYTMESRVGDLKRQAEKIYKDLSAYTNNVRLGIGSFVEKPGFPYVDPIGHTSHAFRNHMPLTDDMKLFISTIDKIKFGSNYDNREAGLDGLMQAMTCREEIKWRDNARRIIILSTDSPYHSAGDGKIVGAIKPHDMQCHLKDNMYTEALTLDYPSVSQINKVARLKXVATDENFKIIFAIAHNALKDKIPETEYKHLVRQITGASFARLEGGDSVIQIIKQAYEEMANTVQIKYKAPSFVNVTIDQDCSSVPKRNCEVPHKKSLSINGRLVVKACPKDTSKTKTTVTLNPYGLRDNLTIELEIACQCNCEQEIGSIVPGICHGSGFIQCGICKCTPGSYGNDCRCNGTSTDQRDMEKCKISSEAKLCSGRGICKCGQCECQNGFSGNYCEYDDNSCPKPNDQLCFGHGRCIRGQCTCDLGYSGKDCSCKMDDKDCYAPYSTEVCSGKGQCICGACVCDTKKGKNETYSGVFCDSCDDCVAARCKELGNYAYCNYIHRDNKAICDRDEGSKVSNIIVEFANKSEINGPKLYMATRCMKDLETNNGSVMIFKYRYINRDLKITIQEEFESPPIANIWIAVLSAIGLVLLIGILTVIIWKILVDMHDKKEYKKFEDEALAAGYDVSPSKNPVYQDPCMNFSNPVYNNQCTT; encoded by the exons ATGAATATTCTAATGGATTTtagaaataacttatttttaatattattaatatcttttataaATAACGTAATATCATGTAACTTTGACACCTGTGGCGCGTGCATCAGCTACGCGGAAGACAAATGCGTTTGGTGTACACAG GATGGTATCACCGGACCAAGATGTCGATCACTTAAATCTCTCTCTGGAGACACAACCAAGAAAGGCGAACCAACTTGGTGCAAGCCCGAAAACATACAAAATCCACAGTTTGAAAAAGTCATAAAAGAAGATAAAAACTTTTCAGACACTGAAGAAGGATCCCAGGTCCAAATAAAGCCCCAAGTAATCAAGGTTAAAGTAAGGCCAGGAGAACCTGTGGACTTCACCATGAATTTCAAACCCGCTAAAGATTATCCTTTAGATGTGTACTATCTTATGGACATTTCGTACACGATGGAAAGCAGAGTGGGCGATTTGAAACGGCAAGCAgaaaaaatctataaagatcTATCGGCATACACAAATAACGTAAGATTGGGTATTGGAAGTTTCGTCGAAAAGCCAGGGTTTCCATATGTCGATCCTATTGG ACACACGAGCCATGCTTTTAGAAATCATATGCCTTTAACGGACGAcatgaaactatttatttctacTATAGACAAGATTAAGTTTGGATCAAATTACGATAATCGTGAAGCTGGTTTGGATGGTCTGATGCAAGCTATGACATGTCGCGAAGAAATTAAATGGAGAGACAATGCGAGACGAATTATAATTTTGAGTACAGATTCTCCGTATCACAGTGCCGGTGATGGTAAAATTGTAGGTGCGATCAAACCCCATGACATGCAGTGCCACTTGAAGGATAATATGTATACTGAAGCCTTAACATTGGACTACCCATCTGTAAGCCAGATTAATAAAGTGGCcagattaaaataa gtgGCAACAGAtgaaaacttcaaaataatatttgcaataGCCCATAATGCCCTTAAAGATAAa ATTCCTGAAACGGAATACAAACATTTAGTCAGACAGATAACTGGAGCTAGTTTCGCAAGGCTGGAAGGAGGCGACAGTGTCATACAAATTATCAAACAAGCATATGAG GAAATGGCAAACACTGTGCAGATAAAGTATAAGGCGCCGTCGTTTGTGAACGTGACTATTGATCAGGATTGCAGCTCTGTACCAAAAAGAAACTGTGAAGTTCCACATAAAAAGtcgcttagtatcaatggaagaCTAGTCGTAAAGGCATGTCCTAAAGATACTAGCAAAACTAAAACCACGGTTACACTTAATCCTTATGGTTTACGCGACAACCTGACTATTGAATTAGAAATCGCCTGCCAATGTAACTGTGAGCAGGAAATCGGTAGCATAGTACCAGGAATTTGTCACGGCAGTGGTTTTATTCAGTGCGGCATTTGCAAATGCACACCGGGAAG TTACGGTAACGACTGTCGGTGCAATGGTACTTCCACGGACCAGCGCGATATGGAGAAGTGTAAAATAAGTAGCGAAGCAAAGTTATGCAGCGGCAGAGGTATTTGCAA atgtGGACAATGTGAGTGCCAGAATGGTTTCTCTGGCAATTACTGCGAGTACGATGACAACTCCTGTCCTAAACCCAACGACCAGCTTTGTTTCGGACACGGCAGGTGTATCCGAGGGCAATGCACGTGTGATTTGGGATATAGTGGAAAGGACTGCAGTTGCAAAATGGATGACAAGGATTGTTACGCGCCGTACTCCACTGAG gtCTGTTCTGGAAAAGGTCAATGCATCTGTGGTGCATGCGTATGTGATACAAAAAAGGGCAAAAACGAAACGTATTCTGGAGTATTTTGCGACAGTTGTGACGATTGTGTCGCAGCACGATGTAAAGAACTAGGAAACTACGCCTACTGCAATTACATCCATCGAGACAATAAAGCTATTTGCGACCGCGATGAAGGAAGCAAAGTTTCGAACATTATAGTCGAATTTGCGAACAAATCAGAGATAAATGGACCGAAATTATATATGGCTACGAGGTGCATGAAGGATTTGGAAACTAACAATGGAAGCGTCATGATATTCAAGTACCGATACATTAATCGCGACTTGAAGATTACCATACAAGAAGAATTCGAATCACCACCAATAGCTAATATTTGGA tcGCTGTTCTGTCGGCAATAGGCCTGGTTCTCTTGATCGGTATACTAACCGTCATCATATGGAAGATTCTAGTAGATATGCATGACAAGAAGGAATACAAGAAGTTTGAAGATGAAGCTTTGGCCGCCGGCTATGATGTCTCTCCAAGTAAAAACCCTGTTTACCAAGACCCGtgtatgaatttttcaaatcccGTATACAATAACCAATGTACTACGTAA